GCGGGTTGGTCGGATGCATGGTTTCGCCGAGCAGAACGCGGCCCAACTGTCCGCCGAATTTCAGTGCGTGCTTCGCGCTGTGCAGGGGATTGCGCAAGCCGTGGGCGGCGACGCTGCGCAGTGTCGACAGCAGATCCCTGCCACGCAGACCGGCGATCGCACTTTGGGCGTTGATAAACACGGCGGGGCTGGGCACCACGCCCGTCGCTGGTTTTTCGCGCATGACTCAACACTCCTTCGTCTTCAGGGCAAAAACACACTCACCGAACCAGAACACCATAGACGCTGTTGCCGGTTGCTGCCTGCGCGGCGTCCTGCCGCACGCTCGATTTTAAAAGTGTTGCATAAAGCCTGCCGCCGCCATCAGCCGCCCAGCGGCGTCGGATGCGGGTGCATGACCGCGCGCAGACGCTCTTCCTCGAGAAACTTCATGATGATCGGCGCCACCGCCTCGGCGCGGGTGATCAGAAACAGATGACCGTCATCGATGATGTGCAGCTGCGCATTGGGAATGCGCCAGGCAAGCATGCGCATGTTGATCAGCGGGATCAGCGGATCGTCATCGCCGGCCAGCACCAGCGTCGGCTGATGGATCTTGTGCAGCCAGTGAATGCTGGTCCAGCCGAGGCCGGCGAACAGCTGCCAGTAGTAACCGAGCTTGCCCGCCGAGCGCACTTTCGCCGCATGGCTGGCAGCCAGCGTCGGGTCGCGGCGGAACGAGCCGCCGTAGATCATCGGCGCGATGCGAATCACATGGGACGGCTGAATGTAGCGGCGCGGGCTGGCCATCATCCACAGCACTTTCGGTTTGCCCGGCACCATCACCGCACCGGCCGCGGTGGCCGCCAGCACCAGTTTCTTGCAGCGCTCGGGATAGTCGTAGGCAAACTGCTGCGCCAGAGCGCCGCCCCACGACACGCCGATCACATTGACCTGGCCGTAGTCGAGATAATCGAGCATCCGCGCCGTCAGTCTGGCCAGGCCGGGGAAACGATACGGCCGGTTCGGCGTCGAAGAGCCGCCGACCCCGGGCACGTCGAAGGCGATCACTTCCAGATCCGGGTCCAGCGCCGCGACAAACGGAAACACCAGCTCCAGGTTGGCGCCGATGCCGTTGAAAATCAGCAGAGGCGTCAAATGAGGCTTGCCGGGACGCACCGCCGTGCGAAGGGTCTGGCCATCCAGATCGACGGTGCGGAATATGAACGGTTGCGGCATGCGTGAGGCCCTGTAGATTTCAAGTCCACCCCGTCCCCTGTAGGAGCTGCCGAAGGCTGCGATCTTCTGATCTTGCCTTCCAAGCAACATCAAGAGATCGCAGCCTTCGGCAGCTCCTACAGTAGGATTCTGGTGGTGTCAGTTACCGTTCGTGAACATAAGTGCCCGGCGAAGCCTCGCCCGCCGGGTACGCCTTGTTGCCCAGTTTCGTCGGGGCCTTTTTCAGGTTGCCCGAGCGCTCGGCCAGCCATGCCTGCCAGTACAGCCACCAGGAATCGGTGTGCTTGGTCGAGTTTTCCTGCCAGTCATCAGCAGTCGCGGCCATTTCTTCGCCGGTCATGTAGCGTGATTTCGGATTGCCCGGCGGGTTGAGGATGCTCTGGATATGGCCGCTGCTCGACAGCACGAATTCAACTTTTCCGCCGAACAGCTGCGCCGACTTGTAGCAGGACTTCCATGGGGTGATGTGGTCGTTGGTCCCGGCCAGCGAGAAAATGTCGGCGGTCACCTGCTTGAGGTCGATCGGCGTGCCGCACACTTCCAGTGCATTGGGGCGGATCAGTGGGTTGTTTTTGAACATCTCGATCAGGTCGCCGTGGAATGCGGCGGGCAAGCGCGTGGTGTCGTTGTTCCAGAACAGGATGTCGAACACTGGCGGCTCATTGCCGAGCAGGTAGTTGTTGACCCAGTAGTTCCAGATCAGGTCGTTGGGACGCATCCAGGCGAAGACCTTGGCCATGTCTTTGCCCTCGAGCACGCCGGCCTGGTAGGAGTGGCGCTTGGCGGTCTCCAGGGTCTGCTCATCGACAAACAGGGCGACGTCGCTGTCCAGGGTGGTGTCGAGCACGCTGACCAGCAGGGTGAGGGCGTTGACCTTGTTCTGGCCAAGCGCGGCGTAGTGGCCGAGCAGGGCGGTGCAGGTGATGCCGCCGGAGCAGGCACCGAGCATGTTGACGTCTTTGCTGCCGGTGATCGCGGTGACCACGTCGACGGCTTCTTTCAGCGCTTCGATGTAGGTCGACAGACCCCATTCGCGCTGGGCCTTGGTCGGGTTGCGCCAACTGACGATGAAGGTCGGCACGTTGTTGCGCAGGCAGAAGCGCGCCAGGCTCTTGTCCGGGCTCAAATCGAAGACGTAGAACTTGTTGATCTGCGGCGGCACTACCAGCAGCGGACGCTCGTGGACCTGTTCGGTGATCGGCCGGTACTGGATCAGCTCCAGCACGTCATTGCGAAACACCACGGCGCCTTCGGTGACACCGAGGCTCTTGCCGACCTCGAACGCGCCCATGTTGACCTGGCTCGGCATGCCGCCGTTGTGCACCAGATCCTTGGCCAGATGCGAGAGGCCATCGAGCAGGCTCTTGCCGCCGGTTTCGAAGAAGCGTTTCACCGCTGCCGGGTTGGCCGCCGTGTTGGTCGGCGCCATGGCTTCGGTCATCAGGTTGATGACGAAGTGGCCGCGAGCGATGTCTTTCGGCGACAGGCTGCTGTCGTCGATCCAGGCATGCAGTTCCTTGCGCCAGGCCAGGTAGGTTTGCAGATAGCGCTTGTACAGCGGGTTCTGGCTCCACGCCGGGTCGGCAAAACGGCGGTCATCACCGGCCGGTTGCAGCGCGGATTTACCCAGCAGCACGTTCTTCAGCTCGAGGCCGAAATGGGTCACGTGCCTGACACTGTGAATCGGTTGTCTGATGGCCTGTTTCAGCACCATCCGAGCAGAGGCCAGCAGATCCTTTCCGCGCAGCCCGACGACGGGGTTAAGCCCCAGGGTGTTTTCCGAGGCTTGGTACTTCAGGTCATCGTTATTCTTGTCACTCATCTACGACGCTCCATTGTCCTGAGACGAGTACCCGGTCTTGCGCTGTCGCTTCCACAGCCAATGCCGGGTACTACTGCTCGGGTGACCGTTGATTCTGCATGGCTGCTTTACAGTC
This genomic interval from Pseudomonas koreensis contains the following:
- the phaZ gene encoding poly(3-hydroxyalkanoate) depolymerase; protein product: MPQPFIFRTVDLDGQTLRTAVRPGKPHLTPLLIFNGIGANLELVFPFVAALDPDLEVIAFDVPGVGGSSTPNRPYRFPGLARLTARMLDYLDYGQVNVIGVSWGGALAQQFAYDYPERCKKLVLAATAAGAVMVPGKPKVLWMMASPRRYIQPSHVIRIAPMIYGGSFRRDPTLAASHAAKVRSAGKLGYYWQLFAGLGWTSIHWLHKIHQPTLVLAGDDDPLIPLINMRMLAWRIPNAQLHIIDDGHLFLITRAEAVAPIIMKFLEEERLRAVMHPHPTPLGG
- the phaC gene encoding class II poly(R)-hydroxyalkanoic acid synthase, with product MSDKNNDDLKYQASENTLGLNPVVGLRGKDLLASARMVLKQAIRQPIHSVRHVTHFGLELKNVLLGKSALQPAGDDRRFADPAWSQNPLYKRYLQTYLAWRKELHAWIDDSSLSPKDIARGHFVINLMTEAMAPTNTAANPAAVKRFFETGGKSLLDGLSHLAKDLVHNGGMPSQVNMGAFEVGKSLGVTEGAVVFRNDVLELIQYRPITEQVHERPLLVVPPQINKFYVFDLSPDKSLARFCLRNNVPTFIVSWRNPTKAQREWGLSTYIEALKEAVDVVTAITGSKDVNMLGACSGGITCTALLGHYAALGQNKVNALTLLVSVLDTTLDSDVALFVDEQTLETAKRHSYQAGVLEGKDMAKVFAWMRPNDLIWNYWVNNYLLGNEPPVFDILFWNNDTTRLPAAFHGDLIEMFKNNPLIRPNALEVCGTPIDLKQVTADIFSLAGTNDHITPWKSCYKSAQLFGGKVEFVLSSSGHIQSILNPPGNPKSRYMTGEEMAATADDWQENSTKHTDSWWLYWQAWLAERSGNLKKAPTKLGNKAYPAGEASPGTYVHER